The following are encoded together in the Bradyrhizobium genosp. L genome:
- the thiS gene encoding sulfur carrier protein ThiS, which produces MRVMVNGEQREIAAASVDALLAELAYEGTHFAIAINYDVVPKSRWAETALKAGDEIEIITPRQGG; this is translated from the coding sequence ATGCGCGTGATGGTCAACGGCGAGCAGCGCGAGATCGCGGCAGCCAGCGTCGATGCGCTGCTCGCCGAGCTCGCCTACGAGGGCACGCATTTCGCGATCGCGATCAATTACGACGTGGTGCCGAAGAGCCGCTGGGCCGAGACCGCGTTGAAAGCCGGCGACGAGATCGAGATCATCACGCCGCGGCAGGGAGGGTGA
- a CDS encoding lytic transglycosylase domain-containing protein has protein sequence MKNIQNLGAMAAIALLASCAGAQAQSRAQYEAMVAAEAQANLVPEELVHRVIVRESKYQPRLIGRGGAIGMMQIKLPTARGLGYTGTAEGLRDAATNLKYGIKYLAGAYRAANGDFDRAVRYFAGGYYYVAKRQRVEHQKEAKHTGESAPPKELAKQKQMTAATADAKPEQPAK, from the coding sequence ATGAAGAATATCCAGAACCTTGGCGCAATGGCCGCCATCGCGCTGCTCGCGTCCTGCGCGGGCGCGCAGGCGCAATCGCGCGCGCAATATGAGGCGATGGTCGCAGCCGAGGCCCAGGCCAATCTGGTGCCGGAAGAGCTGGTGCATCGCGTCATCGTGCGCGAGAGCAAGTACCAGCCGCGGCTGATCGGGCGCGGCGGCGCGATCGGGATGATGCAGATCAAGCTGCCGACCGCCCGCGGCCTCGGCTACACCGGGACCGCCGAAGGCCTGCGCGACGCCGCCACCAACCTGAAATACGGCATCAAATACCTCGCCGGCGCCTACCGTGCCGCCAACGGCGATTTCGATCGAGCCGTGCGTTATTTCGCGGGCGGCTATTACTATGTCGCAAAGCGGCAGCGCGTCGAGCACCAGAAAGAAGCGAAACATACCGGCGAGAGTGCACCGCCGAAGGAGCTCGCAAAGCAGAAGCAAATGACGGCCGCGACCGCCGACGCCAAGCCGGAACAGCCTGCAAAATAG
- a CDS encoding PRC-barrel domain-containing protein, with protein MAVDVKARPHQLIASDRVEGTAVRRANGDMIGHIERLMIDKISGKVSYAVLSFGGFLGIGTNLIPLPWGRLHYNPKFEAYELDIEDDELKRAPSFRADKDFDWGDRSQEVELHRFYGVPPYWGGF; from the coding sequence ATGGCTGTCGACGTCAAGGCAAGGCCGCATCAGCTCATTGCCAGCGATCGCGTCGAGGGCACCGCGGTGCGGCGGGCCAACGGCGACATGATCGGCCATATCGAGCGGCTGATGATCGACAAGATCTCCGGCAAGGTGTCCTACGCAGTGCTGAGCTTCGGCGGCTTCCTCGGCATCGGCACCAACCTCATTCCACTGCCCTGGGGCCGGCTGCATTACAATCCGAAATTCGAGGCGTATGAGCTCGACATCGAGGATGACGAATTGAAGCGCGCTCCGTCGTTCCGCGCCGACAAGGATTTCGATTGGGGCGACCGCTCGCAGGAAGTCGAGCTGCATCGGTTCTACGGCGTGCCGCCGTATTGGGGTGGGTTTTGA
- a CDS encoding ATP-binding protein, with translation MKLLRVLSLRGIGAQMAALVVVSIVALHLIITTIFLIHRPDTPDPSDRWHTQLAAAAQILGHADASERPRLQADIARAFPQLAIGNPPAEPAVLAEAEPESLHALRRLGPSYHVFLLPRAAGTAPRDGEVRRVAIRLPDGTMMAANLMPDQRMRSFWGGPWMMTVLFAVISVTLLGLWAAWALTAPLSSFVKAAETFSLNGAEAPLPERGPEEIRSLAKALNRMRERITGLIDDRTKMLAAISHDLRTPITRMRLRAEFIEDETHRHRMLRDLDQMRSMLESVLSFLRNDRKLEAMTLVDIASTLHLVTDQFADMGHKVAYEGPQHAMATARPADLHRSITNLVENAVRFGGQVTVRLDVEPDRLVIDIEDDGPGISDAHKASVLEPFVRGDQARNMDEAEGFGLGLSIANAIVLAHGGTLSLHDRKPHGLMVRIALPARPQPQTIRPRQKSAA, from the coding sequence ATGAAACTTTTGCGCGTGCTGAGTCTGCGGGGAATCGGCGCACAGATGGCGGCGCTGGTGGTGGTGTCGATCGTCGCGCTGCACCTGATCATCACCACGATCTTCCTGATCCACCGCCCGGACACGCCCGATCCCTCGGATCGCTGGCACACCCAGCTCGCTGCCGCCGCGCAGATCCTCGGACATGCCGACGCGTCGGAGCGGCCGCGGCTGCAGGCCGACATCGCGCGCGCCTTCCCGCAGCTTGCGATCGGCAATCCGCCGGCTGAGCCGGCCGTGCTGGCCGAGGCCGAGCCCGAGAGCCTGCACGCGCTGCGCCGGCTTGGGCCGAGCTATCACGTCTTCCTGCTGCCGCGCGCGGCCGGCACCGCGCCACGTGACGGCGAGGTGCGCCGCGTCGCGATCCGCCTGCCCGACGGCACGATGATGGCGGCGAACCTGATGCCGGATCAGCGCATGCGGTCGTTCTGGGGGGGGCCGTGGATGATGACCGTGCTGTTCGCGGTGATCAGCGTGACCCTGCTCGGCCTTTGGGCGGCCTGGGCGCTGACCGCGCCGCTGTCGTCCTTCGTCAAGGCGGCGGAAACGTTCAGCCTGAACGGCGCCGAAGCCCCGCTGCCCGAGCGCGGCCCGGAGGAGATCCGCTCGCTGGCAAAGGCGCTCAACCGGATGCGCGAGCGCATCACCGGCCTGATCGACGACCGCACCAAGATGCTGGCTGCGATCAGCCACGACCTGCGCACCCCGATCACGCGGATGCGACTGCGCGCCGAATTCATCGAGGACGAGACCCATCGCCACCGTATGCTGCGCGATCTCGACCAGATGCGCTCGATGCTGGAATCGGTGCTGTCGTTCCTGCGCAACGACCGCAAGCTCGAGGCGATGACGCTGGTCGACATCGCAAGCACGCTGCATCTCGTCACCGACCAGTTTGCCGACATGGGCCACAAGGTCGCCTACGAAGGCCCGCAGCACGCGATGGCGACCGCGCGGCCCGCCGACCTGCATCGCAGCATCACCAATCTGGTGGAAAACGCGGTGCGCTTCGGCGGCCAGGTCACCGTGCGTCTCGACGTCGAGCCCGACCGGCTCGTGATCGATATCGAGGACGACGGCCCGGGCATTTCCGACGCCCACAAGGCGAGCGTGCTGGAGCCGTTCGTGCGCGGTGACCAGGCGCGCAACATGGACGAGGCCGAAGGCTTCGGCCTTGGCCTGTCGATCGCCAACGCCATCGTGCTCGCACATGGCGGCACGCTGTCGCTGCACGACCGCAAGCCGCACGGGCTGATGGTGCGGATCGCGCTGCCGGCGCGCCCGCAGCCGCAAACGATCAGGCCGCGGCAGAAGTCCGCGGCTTGA
- a CDS encoding response regulator, which produces MTQGTPNILVVEDDRETRTLIAKYLRTNSCHVTTASDGREMARAMTDHRVDLLVLDVMLPGEDGLSLCRKVRAESQTPIIMLTARGEDVDRILGLEMGADDYLAKPFNPRELLARINAVLRRQAAARNASAIEGATVLSFLGWRIDIRLRELRNPEGARVAMTSAEFDLLRTFCERPGRVLSRDSLLDLTQGRSAGSFERSIDVLVSRIRRKIEPDPQEATMIKTVRSGGYVFTPRVEAVAATSN; this is translated from the coding sequence ATGACCCAGGGCACGCCCAATATCCTTGTCGTTGAGGACGACCGCGAAACGCGGACCCTCATCGCAAAATACCTCCGTACCAATTCCTGCCATGTCACCACCGCCTCCGACGGGCGCGAGATGGCTCGCGCGATGACCGACCACCGGGTCGACCTCCTGGTGCTCGACGTCATGCTGCCCGGCGAGGACGGCCTCAGCCTGTGCCGCAAGGTACGTGCGGAATCGCAGACCCCGATCATCATGCTGACCGCCCGCGGCGAGGACGTCGACCGCATCCTCGGCCTCGAGATGGGCGCCGACGACTATCTGGCCAAGCCGTTCAACCCGCGCGAGCTCCTGGCGCGGATCAACGCGGTGCTGCGCCGCCAGGCCGCCGCCCGCAACGCCAGCGCGATCGAGGGCGCCACCGTGCTGAGCTTCCTCGGCTGGCGCATCGACATCCGCCTGCGCGAGCTGCGCAACCCCGAGGGCGCCCGGGTTGCCATGACCAGCGCCGAATTCGACCTGCTCAGGACCTTCTGCGAGCGGCCCGGCCGCGTGCTGTCGCGCGACAGCCTGCTCGACCTGACCCAAGGCCGCAGCGCCGGCTCGTTCGAGCGCTCGATCGACGTGCTGGTCAGCCGCATCCGCCGCAAGATCGAGCCCGATCCGCAGGAAGCCACCATGATCAAGACGGTGCGCTCCGGCGGCTATGTGTTTACCCCCAGGGTGGAGGCGGTTGCCGCCACGAGCAACTGA
- a CDS encoding class I SAM-dependent methyltransferase: MSIETAAAITGIFGPCQIVQWNARDPNLLQELLLLGCDAYAVGQGSFAHSRWISPGTGEPVPRKPIAVVEIAADKATLELIDTLATQDHLQNLFLIGPGFAGLRRPLENQLFARGWRRHPASLRLSDYERMQDDLLPPLAVYQRIPAQVAARWPVEALLQERALHMDMLRETGSRADAHVVRYALAASLVRPGDVVLDCACGLGYGSAVIAAMSQASNVIGVDVDASVVAYANANYGERNVRFEVGDASNLHNLADASVDFIVSMETIEHVENWTAVAKEFARVLKPDGRLVASVPDRWADDTGNDPNPYHHHVFDWNKLREGLVDDFVLEARYTQAAPGGFKWPHTARQLKRVPLDSEVEGEWILVAASANPFARAEELRASFRHPAFADALSASGAVVLDFGGCYDNPWLYRTLVQAGERISDPAVLGRLANWVADNAAPESADRGAALCVTGYRILERRQAEAAGELIQRIDSYCRDNRHTTNPHVQRWRISLAFLAGCLSELAGALDHALKWFSLAAELDWRSFTPILTTKTIAAAFHAARIALTFGDEAGARAFFQIGVNTALEAARSDPKDIAGAIESPIPFGLIELGEVMEMGGQCAVAIATLPLWRRAPGAFWSRVNTKRFGLLAWNQALEQENAHLRAQLQKAGLR, encoded by the coding sequence ATGTCGATCGAAACGGCTGCTGCAATCACCGGCATTTTTGGCCCGTGCCAGATCGTGCAATGGAATGCGCGCGACCCAAATCTGCTGCAGGAACTGCTGCTCTTGGGGTGCGATGCCTATGCGGTCGGCCAGGGGTCATTCGCGCATTCGCGCTGGATTTCACCTGGAACCGGCGAGCCCGTTCCGCGCAAGCCGATCGCTGTCGTCGAGATCGCCGCCGACAAGGCGACGCTCGAGCTGATCGATACGCTCGCCACGCAGGATCATCTGCAAAACCTGTTCCTGATCGGCCCCGGCTTTGCCGGCCTGCGCAGGCCGCTCGAGAACCAATTGTTCGCGCGGGGATGGCGGCGCCATCCGGCCTCGCTGCGTCTGTCCGACTATGAGCGCATGCAGGACGATCTGCTGCCGCCTCTTGCCGTCTATCAGCGCATCCCGGCGCAGGTCGCCGCCCGATGGCCGGTGGAGGCTTTGCTGCAGGAACGCGCGCTCCATATGGACATGCTGCGCGAAACCGGATCGCGCGCCGATGCGCACGTCGTCCGCTACGCGCTTGCCGCTTCGCTGGTTCGACCCGGCGACGTCGTGCTCGATTGCGCATGCGGGCTTGGCTACGGTTCCGCCGTGATCGCCGCGATGAGCCAGGCGTCGAACGTCATCGGCGTCGACGTCGATGCCTCGGTCGTGGCTTATGCCAATGCGAATTACGGCGAGCGGAATGTCCGCTTCGAGGTCGGAGATGCATCCAACCTTCACAATCTCGCCGATGCGTCCGTCGATTTCATCGTCTCGATGGAGACGATCGAGCATGTCGAGAACTGGACGGCGGTGGCGAAGGAGTTCGCACGGGTGTTGAAGCCCGACGGGCGCCTGGTGGCCAGCGTTCCGGACCGATGGGCTGACGACACCGGAAACGATCCCAATCCGTACCATCACCATGTCTTCGACTGGAACAAGCTGCGTGAGGGGCTGGTCGACGATTTCGTGCTCGAAGCCCGTTACACGCAGGCAGCACCGGGTGGTTTCAAATGGCCGCACACCGCGCGCCAGCTTAAGCGCGTTCCGCTCGACAGCGAGGTCGAGGGAGAATGGATCCTGGTTGCGGCATCGGCCAATCCGTTCGCCAGAGCCGAAGAGTTGCGTGCCTCGTTCCGCCACCCAGCGTTTGCCGACGCGCTGTCCGCGAGTGGCGCCGTGGTGCTCGATTTCGGCGGATGTTACGACAATCCCTGGCTGTACCGGACCTTGGTCCAGGCCGGCGAGCGCATCAGCGATCCCGCGGTGCTCGGCCGGCTCGCGAACTGGGTTGCCGACAACGCCGCGCCGGAATCCGCTGACCGGGGCGCGGCGCTTTGCGTCACCGGCTATCGCATTCTCGAACGTCGCCAGGCCGAGGCGGCCGGCGAACTGATCCAGCGGATCGATAGCTACTGCCGGGACAACCGGCACACGACCAACCCGCACGTGCAGCGTTGGCGTATTTCGCTGGCGTTTCTCGCGGGGTGCCTGTCCGAGCTCGCAGGCGCGCTGGATCACGCGCTGAAATGGTTCTCGCTGGCGGCCGAGCTGGACTGGCGCTCTTTCACCCCGATCCTGACCACCAAGACCATTGCCGCGGCCTTCCATGCGGCCCGCATTGCGCTGACATTCGGCGACGAGGCGGGGGCGCGCGCTTTCTTCCAGATCGGCGTCAACACGGCGCTGGAAGCCGCGCGCAGCGATCCGAAAGATATCGCCGGCGCGATCGAATCGCCGATTCCGTTCGGCCTGATCGAACTCGGCGAAGTCATGGAGATGGGCGGCCAGTGCGCGGTTGCGATCGCAACGCTGCCGCTATGGCGTCGCGCGCCGGGTGCGTTCTGGTCCCGCGTCAACACCAAGCGCTTCGGACTGCTGGCGTGGAATCAAGCGCTCGAGCAGGAGAATGCCCATCTCCGCGCTCAGTTGCAGAAGGCAGGCTTGCGCTGA
- a CDS encoding cytochrome-c peroxidase has product MSRADVRRQAEQLAALGKALFFDPSLSPSGKLACATCHDPAHGFGPANARAVQLGGGDMRQAGTRAVPSLKYLQAVPPFTEHFHDSEDEADESIDNGPTGGLTWDGRVDRGADQARIPLLSDFEMGNRSEAELARRLLAAGHGKAIAAIAGPKAAANPATVYKTAIKALEVYQQDYRTFYPYSSKYDAVLAGKAEFAPAEARGLDLFNAPDKGNCASCHISKRGNDGTPPQFTDYGLIALGVPRNREIPASQDPAYFDLGLCGPLRADFLKRDDYCGLFRTPTLRNIALRQTFFHNGAAHSLRDAVRFYVERETRPERWYPRKADGSIDKYDDLPARAKPNVCMDPPFDRKAGDAPALTDAEIDDVVAFLGTLTDGYQAAK; this is encoded by the coding sequence ATGTCGCGCGCCGACGTGCGCCGGCAGGCCGAGCAGCTTGCGGCGCTCGGCAAGGCCCTGTTCTTCGATCCATCGCTGTCGCCATCGGGCAAGCTCGCCTGCGCGACCTGCCACGATCCCGCCCACGGTTTCGGCCCGGCCAATGCCCGCGCGGTGCAATTGGGCGGCGGTGACATGCGCCAGGCGGGGACGCGGGCCGTTCCCTCCCTGAAATATTTGCAGGCGGTGCCGCCCTTCACCGAACATTTCCATGATTCCGAGGACGAGGCCGACGAAAGCATCGACAACGGCCCGACTGGCGGCCTGACCTGGGATGGCCGGGTCGACCGCGGCGCCGACCAGGCCAGGATTCCATTGCTGTCGGACTTCGAGATGGGCAACAGGAGCGAGGCCGAGCTGGCGCGCCGCCTGCTCGCCGCCGGCCACGGCAAGGCGATCGCGGCGATTGCCGGACCCAAGGCGGCCGCCAATCCTGCCACCGTCTACAAGACGGCCATCAAGGCGCTCGAAGTGTACCAACAGGACTATCGGACCTTCTATCCCTATTCGAGCAAGTATGACGCGGTGCTGGCCGGCAAGGCCGAGTTCGCGCCAGCGGAGGCGCGCGGGCTCGATCTGTTCAATGCCCCCGACAAAGGCAATTGCGCCTCCTGCCACATCAGCAAGCGCGGCAATGACGGCACCCCGCCGCAGTTCACCGATTACGGGCTGATCGCGCTCGGCGTGCCGCGCAACCGCGAGATTCCCGCCAGCCAGGACCCGGCCTATTTCGACCTCGGCCTGTGCGGGCCGCTGCGCGCCGATTTCCTCAAGCGCGATGACTATTGCGGCCTGTTCCGGACGCCGACGCTGCGCAATATCGCGCTGCGCCAGACCTTCTTCCACAACGGCGCCGCGCATTCCCTGCGCGATGCCGTGCGGTTCTATGTGGAGCGGGAAACCCGGCCCGAGCGCTGGTATCCGCGCAAGGCCGACGGCAGCATCGACAAATATGACGATCTGCCCGCAAGGGCGAAGCCCAATGTCTGCATGGACCCGCCGTTCGACCGCAAGGCCGGCGACGCGCCGGCCTTGACGGACGCCGAGATCGACGACGTCGTCGCCTTTCTCGGCACGCTGACCGATGGATATCAGGCGGCGAAGTAA
- a CDS encoding FAD-dependent oxidoreductase, which translates to MYQTTRPRGDSPVSIIGAGIAGAWHALLLAEAGRAVTLHERSDAAMTESTSHWAGGMLAPWCEAEAAEPVISRLGIRSLDLWRQHFPQTPFNGSLVVAHPRDRADFERFARLTSGHQRLDAQGVSALEPSLEGRFREGLFYPDEGHVEPRRVLPQLHAAIAEAGGTIAFNSNAEASDLDGLVIDCRGLSARDRERTLRGVKGEMIIIETSEVELARPVRLIHPRWPLYVIPRGDGRFMLGATSIEAEDTGVSVRSALELLGAAYVVHPAFGEARIVEFGAGLRPAFPDNLPKIRIEQERITVNGLYRHGFLLAPALAELTAAFLARGEIDNEVMQCA; encoded by the coding sequence ATGTACCAGACGACACGACCGCGGGGGGATTCCCCCGTCTCCATCATCGGCGCAGGCATCGCAGGCGCCTGGCATGCGCTGCTGCTCGCAGAGGCCGGACGTGCCGTCACCCTGCATGAGCGCAGTGACGCCGCGATGACGGAATCCACAAGCCACTGGGCCGGCGGGATGCTGGCGCCCTGGTGCGAGGCGGAGGCCGCCGAGCCCGTGATCTCCCGCCTCGGCATCCGCTCGCTCGATCTGTGGCGGCAGCATTTTCCGCAGACGCCGTTCAACGGCTCGCTGGTGGTGGCGCATCCGCGCGACCGCGCCGATTTCGAGCGCTTCGCCCGCCTCACCTCTGGCCACCAGCGCCTCGACGCGCAGGGCGTCAGCGCGCTCGAGCCCTCGCTCGAGGGCCGTTTCCGCGAAGGCCTGTTCTATCCCGACGAAGGCCATGTCGAGCCGCGCCGCGTGCTGCCGCAGCTGCACGCCGCCATCGCCGAGGCCGGCGGCACCATCGCCTTCAACAGCAATGCGGAGGCCTCCGATCTCGACGGCCTGGTGATCGACTGCCGCGGCCTCTCCGCGCGCGACCGCGAGCGCACCTTGCGCGGCGTCAAGGGCGAGATGATCATCATCGAGACGTCGGAGGTCGAGCTGGCGCGCCCGGTGCGGCTGATCCATCCGCGCTGGCCGCTCTACGTGATCCCGCGCGGCGACGGCCGCTTCATGCTGGGCGCGACCTCGATCGAGGCCGAAGATACCGGCGTCAGCGTGCGCTCGGCGCTGGAGCTGTTGGGCGCGGCTTACGTCGTGCATCCGGCGTTCGGCGAAGCGCGCATCGTCGAATTCGGCGCCGGGCTGCGCCCGGCCTTCCCGGACAATCTGCCGAAAATCAGGATCGAACAGGAACGCATCACGGTGAACGGACTCTACCGTCACGGCTTCCTGCTGGCGCCGGCGCTGGCGGAGCTGACGGCTGCCTTCCTCGCGCGCGGCGAAATCGACAATGAGGTGATGCAATGCGCGTGA
- a CDS encoding DUF2652 domain-containing protein — protein MLPKAESAYFAIADISGYTNFLAAVELDHAQDIIADFMDTVVKALRPPFRLAKFEGDAAFVYATGDKIDGSLLQDAIEGAYFKFRRRMRSVRQASTCECQACVAMGDLDFKFVVHHGEMVKQKMGGREELAGRDVILVHRLLKNTLSEKIGGRAYALYSDAAIRAMGIDPLAQGLIAHHETIDVIGDVALWARDLDAAWRQHDAQIRNEVTRENACATFAFDIAAPRQAVWEYLTVPGQWRQWWDADDITEDSGKGRRGVGTRNHCAHGKTTNIEETLDWRPVDYLTVSIALPVPGAPRIVVTRALLDGPDGTTRLEVRIAKPKPKDKAFVEGAAAKYGERMTQAIAGLRSMVEGRQAAPGAAEEPMPKLSAGRFLSEPVQSGARR, from the coding sequence ATGCTTCCGAAGGCTGAATCGGCGTATTTCGCGATTGCCGACATCTCCGGCTATACCAACTTCCTCGCCGCGGTCGAGCTCGACCATGCGCAGGACATCATCGCCGATTTCATGGACACGGTGGTGAAGGCGCTGCGGCCGCCGTTTCGCCTCGCCAAGTTCGAGGGCGATGCCGCGTTCGTCTACGCGACCGGCGACAAGATCGACGGCTCGCTGCTGCAGGACGCGATCGAGGGCGCCTATTTCAAGTTCCGCCGGCGCATGCGCAGCGTTCGCCAGGCCTCGACCTGCGAATGCCAGGCCTGCGTCGCGATGGGCGATCTCGATTTCAAGTTTGTCGTCCATCACGGCGAGATGGTGAAGCAGAAGATGGGCGGACGCGAAGAGCTCGCCGGGCGCGACGTCATCCTCGTCCACCGGCTGCTCAAGAACACGCTCAGTGAGAAGATCGGCGGACGCGCCTACGCGCTCTACAGCGACGCGGCGATCCGCGCCATGGGCATCGATCCCCTGGCGCAAGGCCTCATCGCGCATCACGAAACCATCGACGTGATCGGCGACGTGGCCCTGTGGGCGCGCGATCTCGACGCCGCGTGGCGGCAGCACGACGCGCAAATCCGCAACGAAGTGACCCGCGAGAACGCATGCGCCACCTTCGCGTTCGATATCGCAGCACCGCGGCAGGCGGTGTGGGAATATCTCACCGTGCCCGGGCAATGGCGGCAATGGTGGGACGCCGACGACATCACCGAGGATTCGGGCAAGGGGCGGCGCGGCGTCGGCACCAGGAATCACTGCGCGCACGGCAAGACCACCAATATCGAGGAGACGCTCGATTGGCGCCCGGTGGATTACCTGACGGTCAGCATCGCGCTTCCCGTCCCCGGCGCGCCGCGGATCGTGGTGACCCGCGCCCTGCTCGACGGTCCGGACGGAACGACCCGCCTGGAAGTGCGGATCGCCAAGCCGAAGCCGAAAGACAAGGCGTTCGTCGAGGGCGCCGCGGCAAAGTACGGCGAACGCATGACCCAGGCGATCGCCGGCCTGCGCTCGATGGTCGAAGGCAGGCAGGCGGCGCCAGGCGCAGCGGAAGAGCCGATGCCAAAGCTATCGGCCGGACGCTTCCTGAGCGAGCCGGTGCAATCGGGCGCACGACGCTGA
- a CDS encoding acid phosphatase, which translates to MFGPTLAAEKAHSGKAAAPDLSLIDTVVVIYAENRSFDNLYGSFPGANGVSKAMASTRIQRDRDGKPFRELPPVWDGLTAKGVTPPVTQAQTEHLPNRPFYLDDPKGFNIGYGTITHDLWHRFYQNQMQINGGRNDRFVAQADSGALVMSLWDGSKTAMWKVARKYALADNFFMGAFGGSFLNHQWLVCACAPYYPKADSNPAKPSISAVEADGVTLKEASNSPKSAMDGIPKYVSDGNLTPDFYAVNTMQPPYQPSGNDPAKDGDKAYADPGKPTTLPPQIEPTIGDMLSLKRVTWAWYGGAWQDVLDHGYKSPVPNFQFHHQPLNYYASFAPGTAARAEHLRDGGLAGSEFIKAIDDGKLPQVSFYKPQGDLNEHSGYADIQAGDAHIADVIAHLEKSPQWPHMLVVVTYDENGGLWDHVAPPKGDRWGPGSRIPAIVVSPYARRGTVDHTPMDTTSILRFITRRFELPTLHGITVRDAAIAAHGEKPLGDLTSALELKAK; encoded by the coding sequence ATGTTCGGTCCGACGCTCGCGGCCGAGAAGGCTCATTCCGGCAAGGCGGCTGCCCCCGATCTGTCGCTGATCGACACCGTCGTGGTGATCTATGCGGAGAACCGCTCGTTCGACAATCTCTATGGCAGCTTCCCCGGCGCCAATGGCGTGTCGAAGGCGATGGCCTCGACGCGGATCCAGCGCGACCGCGACGGCAAGCCGTTCCGTGAACTGCCCCCGGTGTGGGACGGCCTGACCGCCAAGGGTGTGACGCCGCCGGTGACCCAGGCGCAGACCGAGCATCTGCCCAACCGCCCGTTCTACCTGGACGATCCGAAGGGCTTCAACATCGGCTACGGCACCATCACGCACGACCTCTGGCACCGCTTCTACCAGAACCAGATGCAGATCAATGGCGGGCGTAACGACCGGTTCGTCGCCCAGGCCGATTCCGGCGCGCTGGTGATGAGCCTGTGGGACGGATCGAAGACCGCGATGTGGAAGGTCGCCCGGAAATATGCGCTGGCCGACAATTTCTTCATGGGCGCATTCGGCGGCTCCTTCCTCAACCATCAATGGCTGGTCTGCGCCTGCGCGCCTTACTACCCCAAAGCCGACAGCAACCCCGCCAAGCCGTCGATCTCGGCGGTCGAGGCCGACGGCGTGACGCTGAAGGAGGCTTCCAACTCGCCGAAATCGGCGATGGACGGCATTCCGAAATATGTCAGCGACGGCAATCTGACGCCCGATTTCTATGCCGTCAACACCATGCAGCCGCCCTATCAGCCGAGCGGCAACGATCCCGCAAAGGACGGCGACAAGGCCTATGCCGATCCGGGCAAGCCGACGACGCTGCCGCCGCAGATCGAGCCGACCATCGGCGATATGCTGAGCCTCAAGCGCGTCACCTGGGCCTGGTACGGCGGCGCCTGGCAGGACGTGCTCGACCACGGCTACAAGTCGCCGGTGCCGAACTTCCAGTTTCACCACCAGCCGCTGAACTACTATGCGAGTTTCGCGCCGGGCACCGCGGCCCGTGCCGAGCATCTGCGCGACGGTGGTCTCGCGGGCAGCGAGTTCATCAAGGCGATCGACGATGGCAAGCTGCCGCAGGTCTCGTTCTACAAGCCGCAAGGCGATCTCAACGAGCATTCGGGTTATGCCGACATCCAGGCCGGCGATGCCCATATCGCCGACGTGATCGCGCATCTCGAGAAGAGCCCGCAATGGCCGCATATGCTCGTGGTCGTCACCTATGACGAGAATGGCGGGCTGTGGGATCACGTTGCGCCGCCGAAGGGGGACCGCTGGGGCCCGGGCTCGCGCATCCCGGCGATCGTCGTCTCGCCCTATGCGCGCCGCGGCACTGTCGATCACACGCCGATGGACACCACCTCGATCCTGCGCTTCATCACCCGCCGCTTCGAGCTGCCGACCCTGCATGGCATCACGGTGCGCGACGCCGCGATCGCCGCCCACGGCGAGAAGCCGCTCGGCGACCTGACCAGCGCGCTCGAGCTGAAGGCCAAGTGA